One window from the genome of Aneurinibacillus sp. REN35 encodes:
- a CDS encoding ABC transporter permease translates to MNYVWKEWKEQSRSKGIWLAVSMIILISFFLLLQSRSFPSEQGFQVFLMSLYDMTVFFLPLLSLFVASFAIMQEKEQKTLFILLTKKESYRTFLLKKSLAVQCVTLLLFIGWYFLFALFVKFFLSFDPGAFLTFLVTTLSLLVIFTQLGLLLGSVCTTRMQLIGANIFVWFFFLFLADIIFLYSLPGVSKENVTLFSVFYFLDPLHTLRFYLETSLDLFPLDHLSRLMEDMLWLSPAKFLLLDLLIWVVLSFEMAVLLHSKGERA, encoded by the coding sequence ATGAATTATGTATGGAAAGAGTGGAAAGAACAATCCCGCAGCAAAGGGATCTGGCTTGCAGTAAGCATGATCATTCTGATCTCGTTCTTTCTGCTTTTACAATCCCGTTCGTTTCCATCCGAGCAGGGATTTCAAGTATTTCTTATGTCCTTATATGACATGACGGTTTTCTTCCTGCCGCTGCTCAGCCTGTTTGTTGCCTCATTTGCCATCATGCAGGAAAAAGAGCAAAAGACATTGTTTATTTTACTTACAAAGAAAGAATCGTATCGAACCTTTCTTTTGAAAAAGAGTCTGGCTGTTCAGTGTGTTACCCTGCTTTTGTTCATCGGCTGGTACTTTCTGTTTGCGCTGTTTGTAAAGTTTTTTCTTTCGTTTGATCCAGGTGCGTTTCTCACGTTTTTGGTAACCACCTTATCACTGCTCGTGATTTTTACGCAGCTGGGCTTGCTGTTGGGCAGCGTGTGCACGACAAGAATGCAGTTGATCGGCGCCAATATTTTCGTCTGGTTTTTCTTTCTTTTTCTCGCCGATATTATCTTTTTATACAGCCTTCCTGGCGTATCGAAGGAGAATGTCACGCTGTTTTCTGTATTTTATTTTCTGGATCCTCTGCATACGCTGCGCTTTTATTTGGAAACGTCGCTCGATCTTTTCCCGCTGGACCATCTCTCCAGGCTGATGGAAGATATGCTCTGGCTTTCGCCGGCGAAATTTCTGCTGCTTGATCTTCTGATCTGGGTTGTTCTTTCATTTGAAATGGCGGTGTTGCTGCATTCGAAGGGGGAGAGAGCATGA
- a CDS encoding ABC transporter ATP-binding protein, with product MIEIQGVTHFYRHKKVLDHIDVTIHENEICALVGRNGSGKSTLIHCLLHLLPLKQGTIRLNGIWNHKEGWKKDVAYLPEKLQLYPHLTCRENLAFFASLSSMEVDEQKIEEKLRMVQLWEHRDEVIKRFSKGMLQRLGLGIMLYYETKILILDEPTSGLDPMGRKEILSILKSLTGKTVLFSSHHMDEIRQVCTHVAYLENGRIEKYEMDTFCKQFQFGE from the coding sequence ATGATTGAGATACAGGGTGTAACCCACTTTTATCGTCATAAAAAAGTGCTTGATCACATTGATGTCACGATTCATGAAAATGAAATATGTGCGCTGGTAGGCCGGAATGGTTCGGGAAAATCCACGCTTATCCACTGTTTGCTGCATCTGCTTCCGCTTAAACAGGGAACCATTCGCCTGAACGGCATTTGGAACCATAAGGAAGGCTGGAAAAAGGATGTGGCCTATTTGCCGGAAAAGCTCCAACTCTATCCCCACCTGACATGCCGGGAGAATCTAGCCTTTTTTGCCTCCTTAAGCAGCATGGAGGTGGACGAACAAAAAATAGAAGAAAAGCTGCGCATGGTGCAGCTATGGGAGCATCGGGATGAGGTAATTAAAAGATTCTCGAAAGGAATGCTGCAGCGCTTGGGACTGGGCATCATGCTGTACTATGAAACCAAAATTCTGATTCTTGATGAGCCGACGAGCGGATTGGATCCTATGGGACGAAAAGAAATCCTTTCGATTTTAAAATCGCTTACCGGAAAGACAGTCCTCTTTTCTTCCCACCATATGGATGAGATTCGTCAGGTGTGCACGCATGTCGCTTACTTAGAAAACGGTCGCATCGAAAAATATGAAATGGATACGTTTTGCAAACAATTTCAATTCGGAGAGTGA
- a CDS encoding FixH family protein: MKRWMLSSLFMLLFLVGCTSHAQWEATVKVPPSFSVGEACPIEVSITENGKPVSGLQVEAQVEMKGMDHGTIDIAFQDKGDGTYEGAALLPMGGEWEAVVKMSGDGNSQEQTVQFKIEGMQK, encoded by the coding sequence ATGAAACGTTGGATGCTGAGTTCCCTTTTTATGCTGCTGTTTCTGGTCGGCTGCACCTCGCATGCGCAGTGGGAGGCAACGGTCAAAGTGCCCCCTTCGTTTAGCGTAGGGGAAGCATGTCCGATTGAGGTCAGCATTACGGAGAATGGAAAGCCTGTATCCGGTCTGCAGGTAGAGGCGCAGGTAGAGATGAAGGGAATGGACCACGGAACGATTGACATTGCCTTTCAGGATAAAGGAGACGGAACGTATGAAGGTGCTGCTCTGCTCCCGATGGGTGGAGAATGGGAAGCGGTCGTTAAAATGAGCGGAGATGGAAACAGTCAGGAGCAAACCGTACAGTTTAAAATAGAAGGGATGCAGAAGTGA